GGTGGACGAAGCTCTCCCTGGTGGGGACGCGGCCGCGGCTGACGTCGAGCAGGAAGCCCCGTACGGGAAGGTCCGGCCAGTCCTCGATGTGAACCGCCGGCCAGGCGCCGTCGCCTTGGGCGCGCAGCTGCTGGAGGATGTCCCTGCCGTAGCGGAGTCCGGCGTCGTCGGCGTGCCGCAGGGTGACGTCCGGTCCGGTGGTGTCAAGGGTGAAGCCTTGGACTGGAAGGCTCCCGTCGACGATCTCGGCGACGGGGACGGAAAGGCCGGCACCCTCTTCTGCGACTGTCATGAGCCGAGGGCGGGGAAACAGCTCGATCATAGAACTCCCCTTGAAGCGGTCGAAGGGCAGCGTCCGGACACGGTCGTGGAGGTACAGGGACAGCATCACCGGTTAATCGACCGAGCGGTAGATTACGTTATATTTTCGTTATTTTTGGAGGTGGTTGCCGTGCACCAGAAGCGGCGCAAGCGTGCCGATGAGCGACGTGCGGAGATCCTGGCCGCCGCCGAGAGCGTCTTCGCCGAACGCGGCTACCGAGCCGGCTCACTCGCCGCCATCGCCGAGGCCGTGGGCATCTCCAAACAGACCCTGCTCCACCACTTCCCGACCAAGGAACACCTCCTCGTCGCCGTGCTGGAACGCCGAGACCTTCACAACCTGGGCATCGTCGCCGACATGGGACTGACGATCGAGGCGATGGCCCGGCTGGTCGACCTCAACCTCGACTGGCGCGGCCTAGTGCACTCCTACACCGTGCTGTCCGCGGAGAGCGTCGCCGAGGACCACCCCGCCCACGAGTTCTTCACCACACGCTACGACCGCTCCCGCCACGCCCTGGCCGACAGCCTGCGCGCACAGCACGGCGACCGGTTACCAGGCGGACTGACCCCGGATCAGGCCGCGCCCCTGATCATCGCGGTCAACGACGGGCTCCAGCTCCAATGGTTGCTCAACTCCCGGGACGTGGCGATCGGCGAGCTGTTCCGCGCGTTCCTGGCCACCGTGGTGAAAGGCGAACCGCCCGCGAGCACCTGACCGGCCCCGCCGTCACGAGATCGAGGTGGCCGCTGGAGCCGGTCTCAGCGGTGGAAGGGGCCGTGGTCGCCGAACACCAGGCGCGCGAAGTTCTCGCCGATGCGGTGGTGTCCGGCCGGGTCGGGGTGGATCCCGTCGGGCAGCGGGAGTTCGGCGTAGTCCGTCTCGCCATACAGGTCACGGCCGTCGAGGTAGTGCACGTTCGGGTCGCCGGCCGCGCGCTGCTCGACGATTCGGGCGAGTGTGTCGCGGATGACGGTGAGCGTCAGGCGGCCGGCGGCGCGCTCGGCGGGATCGCCGGTGGCCTTGAACCGCAGCATCCCGCCGCCGAAGTCGGGTACGAGGGGGCCGGGGGTGTCCTCCTGGACCGGGCACAGGATGGGCGACACGACCAGCAGCGGCGTTCGCGGGTGTCCCTCGCGGATGGTGTCGAGGAAACCGTGCACCGCCGGGGCGAAGGCGCGCAGGCGCATCGCGTCGGTGTTGACGACGTTGATGCCGATCTTGACGCTGATCACGTCCGCGGGAGCGTCCCGCATGGCACGGGCGGTGAACGGGTCCAGCAGTGCGCCGCCGCCGAAGCCGAGGTTGACCAGCTCGACTCCGCCGTGGGCCGCCGCCAGGGCCGGCCAGGTGGCGCTTGGGTGGGCGGCGTTGGAGCCATGGCTGATGGAGCTGCCGTGGTGCAGCCACACCCGGCGCCCGCCGGCGGGCGCCGGGTCGATCGGGGCGTCGCTGCGCAGGGCGATCAGTTCGGTGATCTCGGTGTGCGGAAGCCAGATCTCGATGTCCTTGTCGCCTGCCGGCAGATCGGTGAAGCGGGCGGTGCCGGAGGGCCCCTCGTGGAGTTCGGCGGACTGGGTGAGCATGTCGGTGATGGCGTGGACCCTGCCGCCGGGCACCGTGGCCTGCGCTGTGAGACGGCCGTCGACCAGCAGGTCGTATGTGCCGTCCGGCGGGGCGGGAAAACCCCGGTAGACCCGTTTGGTGGGCAGCGCGTCCAGTTCGATGGAGGTGGCGCGGGTGCGGAAGGCGAGCCGGACGCCGGAGGGCTGCGCCTCGGCGATGGCCAGCTGGTCGTCGGGGATCTGCCGGCGTGCGGGAGCGGGCAGCCGGTGCGGGAGCAGGCCGTGAGCGGTCTGTTCGACGTCGAGGAAGCCGCGCAGCATGTCCGCGGTGACGGGTGTGGTGATCCAGTCGTGTTCGGTCTGCATGGTCTCTACCTGTTGATCGGTGTTGCCGATGGTGGTGTGCGGCGGCCCTCTCCGGTTCGCCCGCTGCCGGTCAGGCTGCGGCTCGCCGCCGGAGCAGGGTGTCGAGGGAGTCGATGATCCAGGCCCAGGATTCCTGCGAGTCGACGGCGGTGTGGCCGAAGCCACCGGCCAGCTCCAGGCTGACGTAGCCGTGGAAGACGCCGCCGAGCATCCGGACCGCGTGCGTCTGGTCCGGCTCCGTCAGGTCATAGCCGCGCAGGATGGCACGCGTCATCTGCGCGTGCCGGACGCCGGCACTGGCGGCCGCCGTCTCGGGGTCGAGCCGGAGCCGGGCGGCGGCATAGCGGCCGGGATGCTCACGGGCGTAGCCGCGGTAGGCCTCGGCGAACGCGGCCAGAGCGTCTTTCCCGGCCCGCCCCGCCACGGCGGCGGCCGCCCGGTCGGCGAGCTCCTCCAGGGCGAACAACGCGATCCTGGTCTTCAGGTCCTGGGAGTTCTTCAGGTGCGAGTACAGGCTCGCGACCTTGACGCCGACCCGCCGGGCGAGCGCCGACACGGTCACCTGATCGAAGCCGACCTCGTCGGCGAGTTCTGCCCCTTCCCGCGTCAGACGCTCCGGGCTCAGCCCTGCCCTTACCATAACATTCCTCCCTTATAGCTAAGGCTCTAGCATATTCACCTAATAGCTTTAGGCAAATGGACGTGCAGGCTCGGGCCCGCGGCATAGATACGGCGTGACCGGGTGGCGGGACGTCTCGGCGCCGGCTCGACCGGATCAGTCGAGCAGCGCGGTCGCCTCGACCTCGACGAGCACGTCCGGCTCGAAGAGGTGGTCGACGCCGATGAGGGAGGCCGGCGGCATGGGGAGCCGAAGGCCGATCTCCTCGGCGACGGCCTCGACTCCGGCCATGAAGTCGCCGATCTTCTCCGGGCTCCACCGGGTCACATAGAACGTCAGGCGCAACACGTCCGCGAACGAGGCACCTGCGCCCGCCAGGCCGACGGCGGTGTTGCGCAGAGCCTCCGCGACCTGTCCGGCCAGATCGCCGGGCGCCACCGGGGTCCCGTCGGCCCGCCGTGCGACCTGCCCGCTGACATGGACGTGCGTCGTGCCCGTGCCGACGGCGACATGGTGGTAAGGGGTGGGCTGGAGCAGACCTTCAGGGGTGAAGTACTTGACGGCCACAGCTGTTTCTCCTCGTCAACGTAGGTATCTGTAAGCTACCTAGTAGGAGAAGGACACTTCAACGAGACCAGGTTTCACCATGGATACCGACAGCGAACTCCGCATCGAC
This portion of the Sphaerisporangium krabiense genome encodes:
- a CDS encoding RidA family protein, which gives rise to MAVKYFTPEGLLQPTPYHHVAVGTGTTHVHVSGQVARRADGTPVAPGDLAGQVAEALRNTAVGLAGAGASFADVLRLTFYVTRWSPEKIGDFMAGVEAVAEEIGLRLPMPPASLIGVDHLFEPDVLVEVEATALLD
- a CDS encoding TetR/AcrR family transcriptional regulator, with the protein product MHQKRRKRADERRAEILAAAESVFAERGYRAGSLAAIAEAVGISKQTLLHHFPTKEHLLVAVLERRDLHNLGIVADMGLTIEAMARLVDLNLDWRGLVHSYTVLSAESVAEDHPAHEFFTTRYDRSRHALADSLRAQHGDRLPGGLTPDQAAPLIIAVNDGLQLQWLLNSRDVAIGELFRAFLATVVKGEPPAST
- a CDS encoding GDSL-type esterase/lipase family protein, giving the protein MQTEHDWITTPVTADMLRGFLDVEQTAHGLLPHRLPAPARRQIPDDQLAIAEAQPSGVRLAFRTRATSIELDALPTKRVYRGFPAPPDGTYDLLVDGRLTAQATVPGGRVHAITDMLTQSAELHEGPSGTARFTDLPAGDKDIEIWLPHTEITELIALRSDAPIDPAPAGGRRVWLHHGSSISHGSNAAHPSATWPALAAAHGGVELVNLGFGGGALLDPFTARAMRDAPADVISVKIGINVVNTDAMRLRAFAPAVHGFLDTIREGHPRTPLLVVSPILCPVQEDTPGPLVPDFGGGMLRFKATGDPAERAAGRLTLTVIRDTLARIVEQRAAGDPNVHYLDGRDLYGETDYAELPLPDGIHPDPAGHHRIGENFARLVFGDHGPFHR
- a CDS encoding TetR/AcrR family transcriptional regulator translates to MVRAGLSPERLTREGAELADEVGFDQVTVSALARRVGVKVASLYSHLKNSQDLKTRIALFALEELADRAAAAVAGRAGKDALAAFAEAYRGYAREHPGRYAAARLRLDPETAAASAGVRHAQMTRAILRGYDLTEPDQTHAVRMLGGVFHGYVSLELAGGFGHTAVDSQESWAWIIDSLDTLLRRRAAA